The proteins below are encoded in one region of Winogradskyella helgolandensis:
- the nusA gene encoding transcription termination factor NusA produces MENIALIESFSEFKDDKLIDRVTLMAILEDVLRNALKKKYGDDDNFDIIINPDKGDLEIWRNRIVVADGEVEEPNQEIELSEAQKIEPDFEVGEDVAEEVKLINLGRRSILALRQNLISKIHEHDNTNIYKHFKELEGEIYTAEVHHIRHRAIILLDDDGNEIILPKDKQIPSDFFRKGENVRGIIESVELKGSKPAIVMSRTSPVFLEKLFEQEIPEVFDGLITVKKVVRIPGEKAKVAVDSYDDRIDPVGACVGMKGSRIHGIVRELGNENIDVINYTNNVQLFVTRALSPARVTSLKLNEETMRAEVLLKPEEVSKAIGRGGHNIRLAGQLTGYEIDVFREGAEEDVELKEFSDEIEGWVISEFSKAGLDTAKSILEQDIVDLVKRTDLEEETILDVIRILREEFEE; encoded by the coding sequence ATGGAAAATATAGCGTTAATTGAGTCATTTTCAGAGTTTAAAGACGACAAATTAATAGATAGAGTTACGCTAATGGCGATTCTTGAGGATGTATTACGTAATGCTTTAAAGAAGAAGTATGGTGATGACGATAATTTTGATATTATTATAAATCCAGATAAAGGAGATTTAGAAATCTGGAGAAATCGTATCGTTGTTGCAGATGGTGAGGTTGAAGAGCCTAATCAAGAAATTGAATTATCTGAAGCTCAGAAAATAGAGCCAGATTTTGAAGTTGGAGAAGATGTTGCAGAAGAAGTAAAATTAATTAATCTTGGAAGACGTTCAATTTTAGCGTTAAGACAAAACTTAATTTCTAAGATTCACGAACACGATAACACTAACATCTACAAGCATTTTAAAGAGCTTGAAGGTGAAATTTATACGGCAGAAGTTCATCACATTCGTCACAGAGCAATTATTTTGTTAGATGACGATGGAAATGAAATTATACTTCCAAAAGACAAACAAATTCCTTCGGATTTTTTCAGAAAAGGAGAAAATGTAAGAGGAATTATTGAAAGTGTTGAATTAAAAGGAAGCAAGCCAGCAATTGTAATGTCTAGAACATCTCCTGTATTTCTTGAGAAATTATTCGAACAAGAAATACCAGAAGTTTTTGATGGCTTAATTACGGTTAAAAAAGTAGTACGTATTCCTGGTGAAAAGGCGAAAGTAGCAGTAGATTCTTATGATGATAGAATTGATCCTGTTGGAGCTTGTGTTGGTATGAAAGGTTCTAGAATTCACGGTATTGTACGTGAGTTAGGAAACGAGAATATTGACGTTATTAACTACACTAATAATGTTCAACTTTTTGTAACAAGAGCATTAAGTCCAGCCCGAGTAACTTCTTTGAAATTAAACGAAGAAACAATGCGAGCTGAGGTGTTATTGAAACCAGAAGAAGTTTCTAAAGCCATTGGTAGAGGTGGTCACAATATTCGTCTAGCTGGTCAGTTAACAGGTTACGAGATTGATGTATTTAGAGAAGGTGCAGAAGAAGATGTAGAATTAAAAGAATTCTCTGATGAAATAGAGGGTTGGGTAATTTCTGAATTTAGCAAAGCTGGCTTAGATACTGCAAAAAGTATTTTAGAGCAAGATATTGTTGATTTAGTGAAGCGTACAGATTTAGAAGAAGAAACAATCTTAGATGTTATTAGAATTCTAAGAGAGGAATTTGAAGAATAA
- the infB gene encoding translation initiation factor IF-2: MAQMTRLNKVLRELNISIDRAVDFLESKGVEIEKSPNTKISEEVYNTLSDEFQTDASKREKAQEVSEAKLKEKEELREQREREIEEKQKQKAERESVVKAKAELSGPKQVGKIDLDNKPKAEKKEDPKTPEVKEEPKAEKPEVTSEIPKEAPKAEKPKETEKVEKVEKLEKVEKTEAVDKVEKVEKVEKVEKVEKAEQTEKTKSKEETKKEETPATPSAPVEETLKTQYKKLTGPVTTGKKIDLSQFNKPKKKKVETAKPGDANKRKRRRISKTGDTPGKPNFDNKRGAPRGRGGNAARPKVVKEEPSEEDVQKQIRETLEKLQGKSNKGKGAKYRRDKRDQHRQQTEIDQEIAAAESKTIKVTEFVTVSEMATMMEVGVTQVISACMSLGMMVTMNQRLDAETLTIVAEEFGFDVEFIKADIEESIVVVEDDPKDLVERAPIVTVMGHVDHGKTSLLDYIRKENVIAGESGGITQHIGAYGVQLENGQKIAFLDTPGHEAFTAMRARGAQVTDIAIIVVAADDAIMPQTKEAISHAQAAGVPIVFAINKIDKPDANPEKVKEGLAQMNLLVEDWGGKIQSHDISAKQGTGVKELLEKVLLEAELLELKANPNKAASGTVVEAYLDKGRGYVSTILVQAGTLKVGDYVLAGKNSGKVKAMQDERGQDVKEAGPATPVSILGLDGAPQAGDKFNVFADEREAKQIATKRAQLQREQSVRTQRHITLDEIGRRIALGDFQELNIILKGDVDGSVEALTDSFQKLSTEEIQVNIIHKGVGAITESDVLLATASDAIIVGFNVRPVGNARMIADKEEIDIRTYSIIYAAINDLKDAMEGMLSPEVKEEVTGTAEIREIFKVSKIGNIAGCMVMNGKIFRNSGIRIIRDGVVVHTGTLEALKRFKDDVREVAKGYDCGMQIKGYNDIKEGDVIEAFQEVEVKKKLK, translated from the coding sequence ATGGCTCAAATGACAAGATTAAACAAAGTATTAAGGGAATTAAATATCTCAATAGATCGTGCTGTGGATTTTTTAGAATCCAAAGGTGTGGAAATTGAGAAAAGCCCTAATACTAAAATTTCGGAAGAGGTTTACAACACGCTTTCTGATGAATTTCAGACAGATGCATCTAAGCGTGAAAAAGCTCAAGAAGTAAGTGAAGCAAAACTTAAAGAAAAAGAAGAGCTTCGCGAACAAAGAGAACGCGAAATTGAAGAGAAGCAAAAGCAGAAAGCCGAAAGGGAATCTGTGGTTAAGGCTAAAGCTGAGTTAAGTGGACCAAAACAAGTTGGTAAAATTGACTTAGATAACAAACCTAAAGCTGAAAAGAAGGAAGACCCTAAAACTCCAGAAGTTAAGGAAGAACCTAAAGCTGAAAAACCAGAGGTAACGTCTGAAATACCTAAGGAAGCGCCTAAAGCTGAAAAACCAAAGGAGACTGAAAAAGTTGAAAAGGTAGAAAAGCTTGAAAAAGTTGAAAAAACAGAGGCGGTAGACAAAGTTGAAAAAGTAGAGAAGGTTGAAAAAGTAGAGAAGGTTGAAAAGGCTGAACAAACTGAAAAGACCAAATCGAAAGAAGAGACTAAAAAAGAAGAAACTCCTGCAACTCCAAGTGCGCCAGTAGAAGAAACGCTTAAGACACAATACAAAAAACTTACTGGACCGGTTACTACAGGTAAAAAAATTGATTTATCTCAATTTAATAAGCCTAAGAAGAAAAAAGTAGAAACAGCTAAACCTGGTGATGCTAATAAACGTAAAAGACGTAGAATTAGCAAAACGGGTGATACACCTGGTAAGCCAAACTTCGATAATAAAAGAGGTGCACCAAGAGGTCGTGGCGGTAATGCTGCAAGGCCAAAAGTTGTTAAAGAAGAGCCAAGTGAAGAAGATGTTCAAAAACAAATCCGTGAAACTTTAGAAAAGCTTCAGGGTAAATCTAATAAAGGTAAAGGAGCAAAATACCGACGAGATAAAAGAGATCAACACCGTCAACAAACGGAAATCGATCAAGAAATTGCAGCAGCAGAAAGTAAAACTATTAAGGTTACTGAGTTTGTTACTGTAAGTGAGATGGCGACGATGATGGAAGTTGGTGTAACGCAAGTTATTTCAGCATGTATGTCTTTAGGTATGATGGTAACCATGAACCAAAGATTAGATGCGGAAACCTTAACTATTGTTGCAGAAGAATTTGGTTTTGATGTTGAATTTATCAAAGCAGATATCGAAGAATCTATTGTGGTTGTTGAAGATGACCCAAAAGATTTAGTAGAAAGAGCGCCAATCGTTACCGTAATGGGTCACGTAGATCATGGTAAAACATCACTATTAGATTATATACGTAAAGAAAATGTAATTGCAGGTGAATCTGGTGGTATTACACAGCACATTGGTGCCTATGGAGTACAACTAGAAAACGGACAAAAAATAGCATTCTTAGATACACCAGGTCACGAAGCCTTTACAGCGATGCGTGCTCGTGGTGCTCAAGTAACAGATATAGCGATTATTGTTGTTGCTGCGGATGATGCTATAATGCCTCAAACGAAAGAAGCGATTTCTCATGCACAAGCTGCAGGAGTACCAATCGTATTTGCGATTAACAAAATTGATAAGCCAGATGCAAATCCTGAAAAAGTAAAAGAAGGATTAGCACAAATGAATCTTTTAGTAGAAGATTGGGGAGGTAAAATTCAATCTCACGATATTTCTGCTAAACAAGGTACAGGTGTTAAAGAATTATTAGAAAAAGTATTATTAGAAGCTGAACTTTTAGAATTAAAAGCAAACCCTAATAAAGCAGCAAGTGGAACAGTAGTAGAAGCTTATTTAGATAAAGGTAGAGGTTATGTATCAACCATATTGGTACAAGCAGGTACATTAAAAGTTGGTGATTACGTTTTAGCAGGTAAGAATAGTGGTAAAGTAAAAGCCATGCAAGATGAGCGAGGACAAGATGTTAAAGAAGCTGGTCCCGCAACTCCGGTGTCTATTCTAGGTTTAGATGGTGCTCCACAAGCAGGTGACAAGTTTAATGTCTTTGCAGATGAGCGTGAAGCAAAACAAATTGCAACTAAGCGTGCACAGTTGCAGCGTGAACAATCTGTTAGAACACAACGTCATATTACTCTTGATGAAATCGGAAGACGTATAGCTCTTGGTGATTTCCAAGAATTGAATATTATCCTTAAAGGTGATGTGGATGGTTCTGTAGAAGCATTAACAGATTCTTTCCAAAAATTATCTACTGAAGAGATTCAAGTAAATATTATACATAAAGGTGTTGGTGCCATTACAGAAAGTGATGTATTATTAGCAACAGCGTCTGATGCTATTATCGTTGGATTTAATGTGCGTCCTGTTGGAAATGCAAGAATGATTGCTGATAAGGAAGAAATTGATATCAGAACTTACTCAATTATCTATGCGGCCATTAACGATCTTAAAGATGCTATGGAAGGTATGTTATCTCCAGAAGTTAAAGAAGAAGTTACAGGTACTGCCGAAATTAGAGAAATCTTTAAAGTTTCTAAAATTGGAAACATTGCAGGGTGTATGGTAATGAATGGTAAGATCTTTAGAAATTCTGGAATCAGAATTATTAGAGACGGTGTTGTTGTTCATACAGGTACATTAGAAGCTTTAAAACGATTTAAAGATGACGTGAGAGAAGTTGCTAAGGGTTATGACTGTGGTATGCAAATTAAAGGCTATAACGACATTAAAGAAGGTGATGTAATTGAAGCATTCCAAGAAGTAGAAGTGAAGAAAAAGTTGAAATAA
- a CDS encoding SPOR domain-containing protein, whose translation MKIKNRTFALLIIGFGLTATLNAQQGVVNVSQDSDIDKLLEYKKDIKTTKVYKIQVYQSIDIDNAQREKENFLNTYDEWPTEIIWNTPNYKVWVGNFSTRLEADRALVKIKENYMYANILQPKIEQ comes from the coding sequence ATGAAAATAAAAAATAGAACTTTTGCACTTTTAATCATTGGCTTTGGTCTTACTGCCACATTAAACGCACAACAAGGTGTTGTTAATGTTAGTCAGGATAGTGATATTGATAAATTACTAGAATATAAAAAGGATATTAAAACCACAAAGGTTTATAAAATACAAGTATATCAAAGTATCGATATTGATAATGCCCAGCGTGAAAAAGAAAATTTCTTAAACACCTATGACGAATGGCCTACAGAGATTATTTGGAATACGCCCAATTACAAGGTTTGGGTTGGCAATTTTTCTACTAGACTTGAAGCTGACCGCGCTTTAGTTAAGATTAAGGAAAACTATATGTACGCTAATATACTTCAACCAAAAATAGAACAATAA
- a CDS encoding c-type cytochrome, with translation MKQVIYCSLTSKIFSLCLVLLLSFSTSLIAQDGDPVNGKSLFNSNCAACHKLDKPMTGPALRNVEARLGDEQGLDRAWISAWIRNSASVIKSGDAYANKLLAEWNNVPMTPFPQLGDQDIADILAYTAAPKPEPPVTAGAVEGVPVQGSGISNDLILGALALLFALLAMALFLVNKTLNRFAEAKGIDVIAENKRTPLWKAFAQNQFLVLVTAVVFLLASGYFVYGYFMQVGVDKGYEPVQPIHYSHRIHAGDNGIDCKYCHSSARVSKTSGIPSLNVCMNCHKSISEVSEDTFAEGMGEHSVDYNAEIQKLYDAVGWDGTGYTGESHPVKWIRIHNLPDFAYFNHSQHVEVGGIECQTCHGPVEEMEIMYQHAPLTMGWCINCHRETNVKVKDNEYYTKIHEELSKKYGVEELTVAQMGGLECGKCHY, from the coding sequence ATGAAACAGGTGATTTACTGTAGTTTAACCTCAAAGATTTTTAGTCTTTGTCTTGTTCTATTGCTTTCTTTTTCAACCTCCCTTATAGCTCAAGACGGTGATCCAGTAAATGGAAAATCGCTCTTTAATTCTAATTGTGCAGCATGTCATAAGCTAGATAAGCCAATGACGGGTCCAGCTTTGCGTAACGTAGAAGCTAGATTAGGGGATGAACAAGGTTTAGATAGAGCATGGATTAGTGCTTGGATTAGAAATAGCGCGTCAGTTATTAAATCTGGTGATGCTTATGCAAATAAATTATTAGCTGAGTGGAACAATGTGCCTATGACTCCTTTTCCGCAGTTAGGTGATCAGGATATTGCTGATATCTTAGCTTATACGGCTGCACCGAAACCAGAACCTCCTGTGACAGCAGGTGCTGTTGAGGGAGTTCCTGTGCAAGGAAGTGGAATATCTAACGATTTAATTCTTGGTGCACTAGCATTATTATTTGCGTTATTAGCAATGGCTTTATTTTTAGTGAATAAAACATTGAATCGTTTTGCTGAAGCTAAAGGAATCGATGTTATTGCTGAGAATAAAAGAACACCATTGTGGAAAGCTTTCGCTCAAAATCAATTTTTAGTATTGGTTACAGCTGTGGTCTTTTTGTTAGCTAGTGGTTATTTTGTATATGGTTACTTTATGCAAGTTGGTGTAGATAAAGGTTACGAACCAGTGCAGCCAATTCATTATTCGCATAGAATACACGCTGGAGATAATGGAATCGATTGTAAATATTGTCACTCTTCTGCAAGAGTGAGTAAAACATCTGGTATTCCTTCGTTAAATGTGTGTATGAATTGTCATAAATCAATTTCAGAAGTATCTGAGGATACCTTTGCAGAAGGGATGGGTGAACATAGTGTAGACTACAACGCTGAAATTCAAAAATTATATGATGCTGTAGGTTGGGATGGAACTGGTTATACTGGTGAATCACACCCTGTAAAATGGATACGTATCCACAACTTACCTGACTTTGCTTATTTTAATCACTCTCAACATGTTGAAGTTGGAGGTATTGAATGTCAAACTTGTCATGGTCCTGTTGAAGAAATGGAAATCATGTATCAGCATGCTCCTTTAACTATGGGATGGTGTATTAACTGTCACAGAGAAACTAACGTAAAAGTTAAGGATAACGAATATTACACTAAAATTCATGAAGAATTATCTAAAAAGTATGGTGTTGAGGAATTGACAGTAGCACAGATGGGTGGTTTAGAATGTGGTAAGTGTCATTACTAA
- a CDS encoding TAT-variant-translocated molybdopterin oxidoreductase, whose translation MSSNKKYWKSVEELNENSSIVEALQQNEFVEEIPTDDFLGDKESLESSSTSRRDFLKYVGFSTAAASLAACEGPVIKSIPYIVQPTEIIPGVANYYATTIADGFDFASVLVKTREGRPIKIENNTDAATNGTANARVNASVLGLYDNLRVKSPMKGESKISWDTFLSETTSKLKGLNGKQIVLLTQSMPSPSTNKLIAEFKAKYGNVNHVAYDAVSESATLDAYQAKYGSRGMANYDFSKAMTIVSVGADFLGDWQGGGFDSAYAKKRIPENGKMSRHIQFESNMSLSGANADKRVPLTPSQQKLALAKLYSSITGNSVGSVNLPEALDKAVQAAANELSKAGSNAVVVSGIQDVNAQSTVLEINEHLRSKAFDPKTTIKTRQGSNKAVMQLVADMKAGKVGAIIMNGVNPMYTLPNASDFAEGLAKTDLSVAFSMKQDETSTNCQYIAAAPHYLESWGDVELKAGHYSMMQPTIRPLFDTKQFQEVLMSWTETSGTYRDYLKSVWSQSILNGASFNKAVQDGIFVVGTSGNGSGSTGSSTTTESTTTELKDKKDRTFLGGVIHDVAVGVGIKEEDKDEYTTSTTSTTVNNTSDTVGVASVLTGGAAARALAQTKPTDGMELSLYTKTGMGDGQQANNPWLQEFPDPITRTTWDNYLTISQADADRLEIKNWNVANGGLNGSYAKVSVNGAEAVTLPVIIQPGQAKGSAGLALGFGRTSKALKDEMKTGVNAYPLYQGFNSVQNITIEKAAGEHEFACVQLHNTLMGRGDIIKETRLEIFNTYGKEHEEHGWNKIPKVSLNHIETPVTSPDVDLWDEFDRSVGHHFNLSIDLNACTGCGACVIACHAENNVPVVGKSEMRRSRDMHWLRIDRYYSSNDTFDNDQAEKHATDGLGFGDYVFGDREGDGSLSTFGRLEDPADNPQVVFQPVMCQHCNHAPCETVCPVAATVHGRQGQNQMAYNRCVGTRYCANNCPYKVRRFNWFLYNKNDEFDYYMNDDLGRMVLNPDVVVRSRGVMEKCSMCIQKTQKTILDAKRDGREIKDGEFETACSAACGNGAMMFGDVNDEASKISALKADDRMYHMLEYVGTKPNVIYQTKVRNI comes from the coding sequence ATGTCATCAAACAAGAAATACTGGAAAAGTGTTGAAGAGCTAAACGAAAATAGCTCTATTGTTGAGGCGCTTCAACAGAATGAATTTGTGGAAGAGATTCCTACAGACGATTTTTTGGGAGATAAAGAGTCTTTAGAATCTTCATCTACGTCGCGTCGTGATTTCTTAAAATACGTTGGTTTTAGTACAGCAGCTGCTTCTTTGGCGGCCTGTGAAGGACCTGTTATTAAATCCATTCCTTATATAGTACAACCTACTGAGATAATTCCGGGTGTTGCTAACTATTATGCAACTACGATTGCAGATGGTTTTGATTTCGCTAGTGTTTTAGTGAAGACAAGAGAAGGAAGACCTATTAAAATTGAAAATAACACGGATGCTGCAACAAACGGAACAGCAAATGCTAGAGTGAATGCTTCAGTTTTAGGATTGTATGATAATCTTAGGGTTAAATCACCAATGAAAGGTGAGTCTAAAATTTCTTGGGATACTTTTTTATCGGAAACAACTTCAAAATTAAAGGGACTTAATGGTAAACAAATTGTGTTGTTAACGCAATCTATGCCAAGTCCATCTACAAATAAATTAATTGCAGAATTCAAAGCTAAATATGGTAACGTAAATCACGTTGCTTATGATGCGGTTTCAGAATCTGCAACTTTAGATGCCTACCAAGCAAAGTATGGCTCAAGAGGAATGGCTAATTACGATTTCTCTAAAGCAATGACTATTGTTTCTGTTGGTGCGGATTTCTTAGGAGATTGGCAAGGTGGAGGTTTTGACTCTGCTTATGCTAAAAAGCGTATTCCAGAAAATGGTAAAATGTCTAGACATATTCAGTTTGAATCTAATATGTCATTATCTGGTGCTAACGCAGATAAGCGTGTGCCATTAACACCAAGTCAACAAAAATTAGCTTTAGCTAAATTATATAGTAGTATTACTGGAAATTCTGTAGGAAGTGTTAATCTTCCTGAAGCATTAGACAAAGCTGTTCAAGCTGCGGCTAACGAATTAAGTAAAGCAGGAAGTAATGCTGTTGTTGTATCAGGTATTCAAGATGTGAATGCTCAATCAACAGTTTTAGAAATCAATGAGCATTTAAGAAGCAAAGCTTTTGATCCTAAAACAACAATTAAAACAAGACAGGGAAGTAATAAAGCAGTAATGCAATTAGTTGCTGATATGAAAGCTGGTAAAGTTGGTGCCATCATTATGAATGGCGTTAATCCAATGTATACGTTGCCAAATGCTTCAGATTTTGCTGAAGGTCTTGCGAAAACAGATTTATCTGTTGCATTCTCAATGAAACAAGATGAGACGTCAACAAATTGTCAATACATAGCAGCTGCACCTCATTATTTAGAATCTTGGGGAGATGTTGAGTTAAAAGCTGGTCATTATTCAATGATGCAGCCAACAATTCGTCCTTTATTTGATACTAAGCAGTTTCAAGAAGTATTAATGAGTTGGACAGAAACGTCTGGAACTTATAGAGATTATTTAAAATCAGTTTGGTCACAAAGTATATTAAATGGGGCTTCATTTAATAAAGCCGTTCAAGATGGTATTTTTGTTGTAGGTACTTCTGGAAATGGAAGCGGCTCAACAGGATCTTCAACGACAACTGAATCGACTACAACTGAATTAAAAGATAAAAAAGATAGAACATTTTTAGGTGGTGTCATTCATGATGTTGCTGTAGGTGTAGGCATCAAAGAAGAAGATAAAGACGAATACACTACGTCTACAACATCAACGACTGTAAATAATACATCTGATACTGTGGGTGTCGCATCAGTATTAACTGGTGGTGCTGCAGCGAGAGCATTAGCACAAACGAAACCTACCGATGGTATGGAGTTGTCACTTTATACTAAAACAGGTATGGGTGATGGTCAACAAGCTAATAACCCTTGGTTACAAGAGTTTCCAGATCCTATCACAAGAACAACATGGGATAACTATTTAACGATTTCTCAAGCGGATGCTGATAGATTAGAGATAAAAAACTGGAATGTTGCTAATGGTGGATTAAATGGTAGTTATGCTAAAGTTTCGGTTAATGGAGCTGAAGCTGTTACATTACCTGTTATAATTCAACCAGGACAAGCAAAAGGTTCTGCTGGATTAGCTTTAGGTTTCGGTAGAACTTCAAAAGCTTTAAAAGATGAAATGAAAACCGGTGTTAACGCTTATCCGTTATACCAAGGTTTTAATTCTGTACAAAATATTACTATTGAAAAAGCTGCTGGTGAACATGAGTTTGCGTGTGTACAGTTGCATAATACGTTGATGGGTCGCGGTGACATTATTAAAGAAACGCGATTAGAAATTTTCAATACTTACGGTAAAGAACACGAAGAGCACGGTTGGAATAAAATTCCTAAAGTGTCTCTTAATCATATTGAAACTCCTGTAACATCTCCTGATGTTGATTTATGGGATGAGTTTGATCGTTCAGTTGGTCATCACTTTAACTTATCTATAGACTTAAATGCTTGTACGGGTTGTGGAGCATGTGTAATTGCCTGTCATGCCGAAAACAATGTGCCTGTTGTAGGAAAGTCTGAAATGAGACGTAGTAGAGATATGCATTGGTTGCGTATTGACCGTTATTATTCGTCTAATGATACTTTTGATAATGATCAAGCAGAAAAGCATGCAACTGATGGTTTAGGTTTCGGAGACTATGTATTTGGAGATAGAGAAGGTGACGGTTCGTTATCAACATTTGGTAGATTAGAAGATCCTGCAGATAACCCTCAAGTTGTTTTTCAACCTGTAATGTGTCAGCATTGTAATCATGCGCCTTGTGAAACGGTTTGTCCTGTTGCAGCAACAGTTCATGGTCGTCAAGGTCAAAACCAAATGGCTTATAATCGTTGTGTAGGTACTCGTTATTGTGCGAACAACTGCCCATATAAAGTACGTCGTTTCAACTGGTTCTTATATAACAAGAATGATGAGTTTGATTATTACATGAACGATGATTTAGGTCGCATGGTCTTAAATCCAGATGTTGTTGTAAGATCTCGTGGAGTTATGGAAAAATGTTCTATGTGTATTCAAAAAACACAAAAAACAATTTTAGACGCGAAACGTGATGGTAGAGAAATTAAAGATGGTGAATTTGAAACAGCCTGTTCAGCAGCTTGTGGAAATGGTGCAATGATGTTTGGTGATGTTAATGATGAAGCTAGTAAGATATCAGCATTAAAAGCAGATGACCGTATGTATCACATGTTAGAATACGTAGGCACAAAACCTAACGTAATTTATCAAACAAAGGTTAGAAACATATAG
- the nrfD gene encoding NrfD/PsrC family molybdoenzyme membrane anchor subunit codes for MASHYEAPIRRPLVTGEKSYHDVTLDVAGPVEGKANRAWWIVFSIALVAFLWGIGCIIYTVSTGIGVWGLNKTVNWAWDITNFVWWVGIGHAGTLISAVLLLFRQKWRMAINRSAEAMTIFAVFQAGLFPIIHMGRPWLAYWVLPIPNQFGSLWVNFNSPLLWDVFAISTYLSVSLVFWWTGLLPDFAMLRDRAVKPFQKKIYALVSFGWSGRAKDWQRFEEVSLVLAGLATPLVLSVHTIVSFDFATSVIPGWHTTIFPPYFVAGAVFSGFAMVNTLLIIMRKVCNLEDYITVQHIELMNIVIMITGSIVGVAYITELFIAWYSGVEYEQFAFLNRATGPYWWAYWCMMTFNVFSPQFMWFKKLRTSIMFSFFISIIVNIGMWFERFVIIVTSLHRDYLPSSWTMFSPTFVDIGIFIGTIGFFFVLFLLYARTFPVIAQAEVKTILKSSGESYKIIRDRGDSLVGTGADSRTSNPIAFKSTASIEQSVTELPSSNEEKLNSLFEGIGKFDATTQTADNLQTVNGIGPKMEEVLNSIGIYTFLQVSKMTKKEYDLLDSITGTFPGRAERDDWSGQAKNLLNN; via the coding sequence ATGGCGTCTCATTACGAAGCACCTATTAGAAGACCTTTAGTCACTGGCGAGAAATCGTATCACGATGTTACATTAGATGTAGCAGGACCAGTGGAAGGCAAAGCCAACAGAGCATGGTGGATTGTTTTCAGCATTGCTTTAGTCGCATTTCTTTGGGGAATAGGTTGTATTATTTATACCGTATCTACAGGTATTGGAGTTTGGGGTCTTAATAAGACCGTAAACTGGGCTTGGGATATTACTAACTTCGTTTGGTGGGTTGGTATTGGTCATGCAGGAACATTAATTTCTGCAGTACTATTATTATTCCGTCAAAAATGGAGAATGGCAATTAACCGTTCTGCAGAAGCAATGACCATCTTTGCAGTTTTTCAAGCAGGATTGTTCCCAATTATTCACATGGGTCGTCCTTGGTTGGCTTATTGGGTATTACCAATTCCTAATCAATTTGGTTCGTTATGGGTGAATTTTAACTCACCTTTACTTTGGGATGTATTTGCAATTTCTACCTATTTATCTGTATCATTAGTTTTCTGGTGGACAGGTTTATTACCAGATTTTGCGATGTTAAGAGATAGAGCTGTTAAACCTTTTCAAAAGAAAATTTACGCTTTAGTAAGTTTCGGTTGGTCTGGAAGAGCAAAAGATTGGCAACGTTTTGAAGAAGTATCTTTGGTACTTGCTGGTTTAGCAACACCTTTAGTACTTTCTGTACATACCATTGTATCATTTGATTTTGCTACGTCGGTAATTCCAGGTTGGCATACAACGATTTTTCCACCTTACTTCGTTGCAGGTGCGGTATTCTCAGGATTCGCCATGGTAAATACACTTCTTATTATTATGAGAAAAGTATGTAACCTTGAAGATTATATTACAGTACAACACATCGAATTAATGAACATTGTAATTATGATTACAGGTTCTATTGTTGGTGTAGCTTATATTACAGAGTTATTTATTGCATGGTATTCTGGTGTAGAATACGAACAGTTTGCATTCTTAAACAGAGCAACGGGACCATACTGGTGGGCTTATTGGTGTATGATGACTTTTAACGTATTCTCTCCGCAGTTTATGTGGTTTAAGAAACTTAGAACAAGTATTATGTTCTCGTTCTTTATCTCAATTATTGTAAACATCGGAATGTGGTTTGAGCGTTTTGTAATTATTGTAACCTCATTACACAGAGATTATTTACCATCATCTTGGACCATGTTCTCTCCAACATTTGTGGATATTGGTATTTTTATCGGAACAATTGGATTCTTCTTTGTATTATTCTTGTTGTACGCACGTACATTCCCAGTAATAGCACAAGCCGAAGTTAAAACCATATTAAAATCTTCTGGTGAAAGTTATAAGATTATTAGAGATCGTGGTGATAGTTTGGTAGGTACTGGTGCAGATTCAAGAACATCTAATCCTATTGCTTTTAAATCTACAGCTTCAATAGAACAATCAGTAACAGAATTACCAAGTAGTAATGAAGAAAAGTTGAATAGTTTATTTGAAGGTATTGGTAAATTTGATGCTACAACACAAACAGCTGATAATTTACAAACCGTTAATGGTATTGGACCAAAAATGGAAGAAGTACTTAACAGTATAGGTATTTATACTTTCCTTCAGGTAAGTAAGATGACGAAAAAAGAATACGACTTGTTAGACTCAATCACAGGAACCTTCCCAGGAAGAGCAGAACGTGATGATTGGTCAGGACAAGCTAAAAATTTATTAAACAACTAA